In the genome of Desulfolucanica intricata, the window TTGTCTATGTTGTCTTTGTTTTATAATTCTGTTAATTTTATCTAAAATAATAACATCAATAAGTACATCTTTGGGTATATTACTTAACGATATTAACAATGCCGGTTATAATGACACCACAAATGTCATTATAACCGGGTTAAAATTCTTATGATACCCACTCTTTCTCAAATACAAAAACCTTTAATTATTGTTCAATTACTGTTCTTCGATTGATGCAGCGCCTGACGGACAAACACTTACACAGGTTTCACAACCCATGCAATCGGTAGCTTCACCTGCTACAAAGGCTTTCCCATCTTCGAAACCTAAAATGTCAGCAGGACAGGATTCTGCGCACTCACCGCAGCCTTCACACTTGTCACGATCAATTGTTACTACAAACATTAAAATTCCTCCTCCCTCTTAGTTTAAATAGTTAATCTATGTAAAAGGTCGGCATCAAAGCACCGGAAAAAGCACTGCCTCACCTTTTCCTGACTTAGACTGCCCACCAGTACATACAATTAATTAAATAATATAAACCAATTAAATAATATAAACCAATTAAATAATATAAACGTAAAGCAAATAAAATTAAGACTAGCTCTGACAAGGTACAAATCTACCTGTGGATAGTCTTTAATTAAAAGCAACCCGGGATCTATGGTTAATATTGATATCCAATAATCAATTGCTATTACCTTAATATTCGTTATATTTGAGATTATTCCTCCTGATTGAGACTACTTTTTTGTAAAATTATCGCTTCAAGTCATCACAAATGACAAGCTATAACAAATTTTTTAAATAAAAATTACTCTGGTTGATTAGTCAGATAAATCTAAAAATATTTAGTAGCTTGTACTATTTTAACACGCCTGGGGGTCCGATTCAATATCTGAAATAATGCAATATATACTACAAAATCCAAAACATTTTCTTATAAATATTTTTTTATAAAAATAAACTATATTATATATTTATGTTTTATGTCTGTATATATTCTTATTTTTAGCCCCGGCTGCTCTACATTTTTGCACCGGATTTTAAAATGTTTTTCACTGTTACTTGTGATACGGTTCACCCTTTATTATTTTAAATCCCCTATAAATCTGCTCCAGTAAAATCAACCTCATTAATTGATGGGGAAAAGTCATCGGGGAAAAGGATAATCTGAAATCTGCCATTCTTCGTACTTCATCTGATAATCCAAGGGACCCTCCTATGATAAATGCCAGGTTACTGTTTCCTTGGATTCCCAACTGCTCAAGTTTCTCTGCCAGCTCCTCCGAAGATAACATCTTTCCTTGTATATCCAAGGCAATAACATACATCCCATCCTTTACGTGCTTTAAGATTCCCTCTCCTTCAACAACTTTCACCTGTTCTTCTTCCTTCTCGCTCAGATTCTCCGGCGCCTTCTTATCCGGTACTTCTATAATATTTAACTTGCAGTATCTGCTTAATCGTTTAATATATTCATCCATTACTTTAACCATAGACTTTTCTTTCACTTTTCCTACACCTATAATCGTTATATTCAATTCATCACTGCTCCTTTACCGGATAGAAATACAATACCCTTACTGCCGGGCAAATCATTACTGATTTTGCAATTTTAACACACCCGTCACATCTATTGCAAAACAATTATTAATGAAAAAGCGCATTTATGCAATCAAGAAAGGACAGGAGTAAAAACTCCTGCCCAGTAATATCTTAATTTAATACTTTATAATATTTAACTTACCCGAATATTTGCTCCCAAAGAGCTAAGTTTTTGCTCTATTTTTTGGTAGCCGCGGGCTATATAAAAAGCATTATTAATTTCAGTAACTCCTTCTGCTATTAAAGCGGCAATAATCAGGGCAGCCCCGGCCCGCAAATCAGAGGCCTTAACCTGTGTTCCATGTAAAGATGACACACCTTCTATCACAGCCATACGTCCCTCAACCTTAATATTAGCACCCATCCTCTTCAATTCATCAACAATTTGAAATCTGTTTTCAAAAATATTTTCTACCAGTACACTTGTCCCGGGTACAATAGTTAACAGAGCCATCATTTGTGATTGCATATCTGTCGGAAATCCCGGATACGGCATAGTTTTAATATCTATCGGGCGTAGTTCCTGATTAACCTTAACTCTTAAAGTATCCCCTTCTTCTGTAACTTCAACATTAGCTTCCCTTAATTTAGCAATCAAAGGTTCAATATGTTGAGATATTACTCCTTCCAATAATACATCGCCTCTGGTTGCAGCTGCCGCAACCATAAAGGTTCCTGCTTCAATCCGGTCAGGGATAACTGCATACCTGCCGCCCTGATCCAGACTGTCCACACCTTCAATCTTAATCACATCAGTACCGGCACCCCTGACTTTTGCACCGAGACTGTTCAAAAAATTAGCCAAATCAACTATCTCAGGCTCTTTGGCCACGTTTTCGATAACTGTCGAACCCTTAGCCAGGGAAGCTGCCATCATAATATTTTCAGTGGCACCAACACTGGGAAAATCAAGGTAAATGCGGGCACCTCGAAGTGATTTTGCCTGTCCCTTTACACAGCCTCTTTCGATCACAAGTTCAGCACCTAAACCGGCCAACCCTTTAAAGTGCAAGTCCATCGGGCGAATACCGATATTACATCCTCCTGGAAGTGCTATCTGAGCAATTCCGAATTTCGCCAAAAGAGGCCCCAGCAGTAGATTTGACGCACGTAATTTTTTAACCTCACGATAAGAGGGCAAATTACTAATTTTCGACGGTGGTTTAATAGATAAACATTCCTCATCCAGCCAGCTAATTTCTCCGCCCATCTCCCTAATAATATCTATCATTACTCTCACGTCACTAATATCAGGAACATTTTCCAGGATAATCTTATCATTAGCCAGTAAAGCCGCACTTAATATAGCCAGAGTTGCATTTTTTGCACCGCTTATTTTAACTCTTCCCCGGAGCCTTGTTCCCCCCGTAATTTGAATAGTTTTCATTCTGCATCCCCAATCCCAAAGATCTGTTTATAATCCCTAAGGACTATTTTCTCACAAAGACATAAATCATGCAATTCCTACAATATTTTTTTTAGCTAAACTGACCAATATTTAATGATAACCATTTAAGCCATTCCTGTTCAAAAGTCTGCATATTCATTCCGGCAGCATTTTGTATAGCGTAATCAATATTCTTCCCCCTGGAAAGTGTATTAATGATTTCCAATACACAGGTTTCCCCATACTGATCCACCAGGAATTTCACTGCTGCAAAGGATTGTCTGTATGCAAGTGATTGATTAGGTAGATAATCAAAGTTCTTACCCAAATCATCAAAAGAATATAATTTTTGATTTAAATTGCCTGCCGGTTCAGTAAAACGAAATCCGGTCAGCTTAAATTCTTCATATTGTGCCAGTCCCTCAGTAAACCACCTTGGGTAGTTGCCCCGGGTTTTATAGTCTACGACAAAATGGGTATATTCATGTGCCATTGGCCCGGAATTTATAAAAATATCCTCCTGCCGCTCTTTGTCTTCTTCCTCAATCCAAACCTTTGGTGACAGCACTCGAATCACACCGGCCCAGTACACTCCCATCGCACTTTCATTGGCCGGCCAACCAAAAAACTGATTTAACTTTTCCTTACTGGAATAAATAACGATTGGGATCTTTTTGGAAGT includes:
- a CDS encoding indolepyruvate ferredoxin oxidoreductase subunit alpha, which codes for MFVVTIDRDKCEGCGECAESCPADILGFEDGKAFVAGEATDCMGCETCVSVCPSGAASIEEQ
- the rlmH gene encoding 23S rRNA (pseudouridine(1915)-N(3))-methyltransferase RlmH — encoded protein: MNITIIGVGKVKEKSMVKVMDEYIKRLSRYCKLNIIEVPDKKAPENLSEKEEEQVKVVEGEGILKHVKDGMYVIALDIQGKMLSSEELAEKLEQLGIQGNSNLAFIIGGSLGLSDEVRRMADFRLSFSPMTFPHQLMRLILLEQIYRGFKIIKGEPYHK
- the murA gene encoding UDP-N-acetylglucosamine 1-carboxyvinyltransferase produces the protein MKTIQITGGTRLRGRVKISGAKNATLAILSAALLANDKIILENVPDISDVRVMIDIIREMGGEISWLDEECLSIKPPSKISNLPSYREVKKLRASNLLLGPLLAKFGIAQIALPGGCNIGIRPMDLHFKGLAGLGAELVIERGCVKGQAKSLRGARIYLDFPSVGATENIMMAASLAKGSTVIENVAKEPEIVDLANFLNSLGAKVRGAGTDVIKIEGVDSLDQGGRYAVIPDRIEAGTFMVAAAATRGDVLLEGVISQHIEPLIAKLREANVEVTEEGDTLRVKVNQELRPIDIKTMPYPGFPTDMQSQMMALLTIVPGTSVLVENIFENRFQIVDELKRMGANIKVEGRMAVIEGVSSLHGTQVKASDLRAGAALIIAALIAEGVTEINNAFYIARGYQKIEQKLSSLGANIRVS
- a CDS encoding peptidase MA family metallohydrolase, encoding MAEIYLEKGHSEYHKSKKRRILKIIAALSFLLLTVFTRLPENIKVYGHSFFREVVKILSLLDTRNLASLESSHFIVKYPGAVDEADARLVLNTAEKFFSPVNNDLDFTTSKKIPIVIYSSKEKLNQFFGWPANESAMGVYWAGVIRVLSPKVWIEEEDKERQEDIFINSGPMAHEYTHFVVDYKTRGNYPRWFTEGLAQYEEFKLTGFRFTEPAGNLNQKLYSFDDLGKNFDYLPNQSLAYRQSFAAVKFLVDQYGETCVLEIINTLSRGKNIDYAIQNAAGMNMQTFEQEWLKWLSLNIGQFS